In one Nitrospiria bacterium genomic region, the following are encoded:
- a CDS encoding formylglycine-generating enzyme family protein, which translates to MSNLFKVIYLVLVFAIVGILYIGIYQSEPPAEQFSKNAGQEESKEFKSIAAQRKEIEEKTREAEKRVENAKIDPEFETMVLVSAGKFTMGSDKGSAMEQPAREVYLDAFYIDKYEATFTQFYSFIAATQYPRKPRLAGYLAVDPKGIPVLLNPYSPVVGVSWDDSISYCAWKDKRLPTEAEWEKAAKGMDQREWPWGNEENPKFANLVGEIDGFEYSSPVGSIREDRSPFGAYDMAGNAMEWVSSWFREDYYRLMPELNPKGPAEGDMRGIRGASWHDSILRAKTTIRFKTSPTYRDVTIGFRCAKSKN; encoded by the coding sequence ATGAGTAATCTTTTTAAGGTTATTTACCTGGTTCTGGTCTTTGCTATTGTGGGAATTTTGTATATCGGAATATATCAATCAGAGCCTCCCGCAGAACAGTTTTCAAAAAACGCAGGTCAAGAAGAATCAAAAGAATTTAAATCCATTGCCGCTCAACGAAAGGAAATTGAAGAGAAAACCCGGGAAGCCGAAAAACGAGTGGAAAATGCCAAGATAGACCCTGAATTTGAGACCATGGTTTTGGTTTCCGCCGGGAAATTTACCATGGGATCCGATAAGGGTTCCGCTATGGAGCAGCCTGCCCGAGAAGTTTATTTAGATGCTTTTTATATCGACAAGTACGAAGCAACCTTTACTCAGTTTTATTCATTTATCGCTGCTACTCAATATCCGAGAAAACCCCGATTAGCGGGCTACCTGGCTGTTGATCCTAAAGGAATTCCCGTTTTATTGAATCCTTACAGTCCGGTGGTGGGGGTTTCATGGGATGATTCCATTTCCTATTGCGCTTGGAAGGATAAGCGTCTTCCAACAGAGGCAGAGTGGGAAAAGGCGGCAAAGGGAATGGACCAGAGGGAGTGGCCATGGGGAAATGAGGAAAATCCAAAATTTGCCAATCTGGTGGGGGAGATAGACGGATTTGAATATTCATCTCCCGTGGGGAGCATTCGAGAAGACCGGAGCCCCTTTGGTGCTTATGATATGGCTGGAAATGCAATGGAGTGGGTGTCCAGTTGGTTTAGAGAAGATTATTATCGCTTAATGCCGGAATTAAACCCAAAAGGACCCGCCGAAGGGGACATGCGGGGCATCCGAGGTGCTTCCTGGCATGATTCAATTTTGAGAGCAAAGACTACCATTCGTTTTAAAACGAGCCCGACCTATCGAGATGTGACCATAGGTTTTCGTTGTGCAAAATCTAAAAATTGA
- a CDS encoding cytochrome ubiquinol oxidase subunit I: protein MKVIQRNKALWSRIILGAMLLSLVLPLALPVYVANAQEAKEAAAPEVKMGKDVYFKIEGPISGPPAPTLSPEDYRSTGLPAPLDESRVAIWVIAQQHLYFGSFVLAVPIFVMIIEFVGMMIKDPKLSKQYDNLAHEMIRISLTAYSVTAILGGLLIFAFVTLYPDFFKYITSLFKSFMHVYALLFLAESGTLYIYYYGWDRMSEGFAKWMHATMGILLNIFGSTLMMLANSWASFMMSPSGVDEKGQFLGNIWAVLHNALWNPLNVHRIIGNMVFGGGIVAAYAAYKFLSSNTREERAYYDWMGYIAMFLAVASLIPLPFAGYWLMREVYSYRQQMGITLMGGLLAWLFIIQAVLIGALFYTTIYYLFNGMQRMKGAERYQKVIKYALFGMTAAFLVWLTPHTLVMKAQELKAIGGQQHPVIGNYGVMSAKNGAVNTMIMITIIVFIIYQRANKIITVSWEKLGNSLIITLFGVALVNNWWLAIYGYYIPANVRVGLSVPQVMGTLTCLFVGTGLNIAMLKGAKSTGPVLWGQISVRSQYALFALAVSFTWLMALMGYIRSSVRLFWHSMEVFRDASPWAFTHTIGFAANVMSFNVMIFWFFTLFVFWLGELSIHKEIPVMAELEKEKPIGKPAIAGGEK, encoded by the coding sequence ATGAAAGTAATTCAAAGAAATAAAGCATTATGGTCCCGAATTATTTTAGGGGCTATGCTTCTCTCCCTCGTCCTTCCTCTTGCCTTGCCAGTCTATGTGGCAAATGCGCAAGAAGCGAAGGAAGCAGCGGCCCCTGAAGTGAAGATGGGGAAAGATGTGTATTTTAAGATTGAAGGGCCTATTTCAGGTCCGCCCGCCCCAACCCTCTCCCCAGAAGATTATCGCTCTACAGGCCTTCCCGCTCCGCTAGATGAAAGTCGCGTCGCCATTTGGGTTATTGCCCAGCAGCATCTCTATTTTGGAAGTTTTGTCCTGGCGGTTCCTATTTTTGTAATGATCATCGAATTCGTTGGAATGATGATCAAAGATCCTAAATTGAGTAAGCAATACGACAATCTTGCTCATGAAATGATCAGGATCAGTTTAACCGCTTATTCCGTAACCGCCATTCTTGGGGGGCTTCTCATTTTTGCCTTCGTAACGCTTTACCCGGATTTTTTTAAATACATCACCTCTCTCTTTAAAAGCTTTATGCATGTTTATGCCCTCCTGTTCCTAGCAGAAAGCGGAACGCTTTATATCTATTATTATGGTTGGGACAGAATGAGCGAGGGATTCGCAAAATGGATGCACGCGACCATGGGGATTTTGCTCAACATTTTTGGGTCAACTCTCATGATGTTGGCCAATTCGTGGGCCAGCTTTATGATGTCCCCATCCGGTGTTGACGAAAAAGGGCAGTTTTTAGGGAATATTTGGGCTGTATTGCACAATGCGTTATGGAACCCTTTAAACGTTCATCGGATTATAGGAAACATGGTTTTTGGTGGTGGAATCGTTGCAGCCTACGCGGCTTATAAATTCCTTTCAAGCAATACCCGTGAAGAAAGGGCCTACTACGACTGGATGGGTTACATTGCCATGTTTCTCGCAGTGGCCTCATTGATCCCTCTCCCTTTCGCCGGATATTGGTTGATGCGCGAAGTTTATTCTTACAGGCAGCAAATGGGGATTACATTGATGGGAGGGCTTCTTGCATGGCTCTTTATTATACAGGCTGTCTTAATCGGCGCTCTTTTCTATACCACGATCTACTATTTATTCAACGGGATGCAGCGAATGAAAGGAGCCGAGCGGTACCAGAAAGTCATTAAGTATGCTTTGTTTGGAATGACCGCAGCCTTTCTGGTTTGGCTGACACCCCACACCCTCGTCATGAAAGCTCAGGAACTAAAAGCCATTGGGGGGCAGCAGCACCCTGTCATCGGAAATTATGGTGTGATGTCGGCTAAAAACGGGGCAGTGAATACGATGATTATGATTACCATTATTGTATTCATTATATATCAAAGGGCTAATAAAATTATTACGGTGAGTTGGGAAAAGCTGGGTAACTCCCTGATTATAACGTTGTTTGGTGTTGCCTTGGTAAACAATTGGTGGCTGGCTATATATGGCTATTACATACCCGCAAATGTGAGGGTGGGCCTATCGGTTCCACAGGTCATGGGGACTCTCACCTGCTTGTTCGTTGGGACTGGATTGAATATCGCCATGTTGAAAGGCGCTAAATCAACAGGGCCTGTTTTATGGGGTCAAATTTCAGTAAGATCCCAATACGCGCTGTTCGCTTTGGCGGTTTCCTTTACCTGGTTAATGGCATTAATGGGATACATCCGATCGTCAGTTCGTTTATTCTGGCATTCGATGGAAGTTTTTCGTGACGCTTCTCCATGGGCTTTTACCCATACCATCGGATTTGCGGCAAATGTCATGTCGTTTAACGTGATGATTTTTTGGTTCTTTACCCTATTTGTTTTTTGGCTGGGAGAGCTGTCTATCCACAAAGAGATCCCCGTAATGGCTGAATTGGAGAAAGAAAAACCAATTGGGAAGCCTGCAATTGCAGGGGGAGAAAAATAA
- a CDS encoding c-type cytochrome: MIIFKDFWVAGIMPMQLLFTLTAAAILYVVINYFLKKAGKGISMFGQSILIWFGALFILRYVVFPPLPMALIYTYMGLITIVLFLLVSADDNSWEEFKRPILKTLKDNAGPYKTARFATFIILPAALGYGTFDFMYPKFEEPIELRTVHPAPPASIKVDTFVDKKKTKFTLQSARNPFRIDDEGEYSEEVQVEYQNGNPWAEDASQYLQYVREGGGIFFQNCHFCHGDNLDGRGMFAFAFNPIPANFTDPGTIAQLQETFVLWRVSKGGPGLPTEGFPWASAMPPWEQHLTTDEMWKVILFEFWKTGYYPRTWE; the protein is encoded by the coding sequence GTGATTATATTTAAGGATTTTTGGGTGGCTGGAATAATGCCCATGCAATTGCTTTTTACATTGACTGCCGCTGCAATTTTGTATGTGGTTATTAATTACTTCCTTAAGAAGGCGGGGAAGGGAATTAGCATGTTTGGGCAATCCATTTTAATTTGGTTTGGTGCCCTGTTCATTTTAAGGTACGTGGTTTTTCCTCCGCTCCCCATGGCGCTAATTTACACGTACATGGGCCTTATCACCATTGTGCTTTTCCTTCTTGTATCCGCTGATGATAATTCTTGGGAGGAGTTTAAACGGCCCATCTTAAAAACCTTAAAAGACAACGCTGGTCCCTATAAAACGGCCCGATTTGCCACTTTTATTATTCTCCCTGCCGCTTTAGGTTATGGAACTTTTGATTTTATGTATCCTAAGTTTGAGGAGCCAATTGAACTGCGAACGGTTCATCCCGCACCTCCCGCTTCAATTAAAGTGGATACATTTGTTGATAAAAAGAAAACGAAATTTACCCTTCAATCCGCCAGAAACCCATTTCGAATAGATGATGAGGGGGAATATTCGGAAGAGGTCCAGGTTGAATATCAGAATGGGAACCCCTGGGCGGAGGATGCATCTCAATATCTTCAGTATGTGCGAGAAGGGGGGGGGATCTTTTTTCAAAATTGCCATTTTTGCCATGGAGATAATTTAGACGGGAGAGGAATGTTTGCATTTGCTTTTAACCCGATCCCGGCAAACTTTACGGATCCTGGGACCATCGCCCAGTTACAGGAAACTTTTGTTCTGTGGAGGGTTTCCAAAGGAGGTCCTGGGTTGCCAACGGAAGGTTTCCCTTGGGCGTCGGCGATGCCCCCATGGGAGCAGCATCTTACAACGGATGAAATGTGGAAGGTTATTTTGTTTGAGTTTTGGAAAACCGGTTATTATCCTCGGACATGGGAATAA
- a CDS encoding c-type cytochrome: MAYIKALSWKRRFVGLIFGIALLTFTGGAWVVAQEEKPAAPGVGKGRPAPASKEDLELGEKVYFLRCVWCHGPKGAGDGPGADRLWPRPRDFTQGTFKIRHTGTGELPTEQDLFLTVTNGLPGSAMPSWDSVLSEKERRAVVRFVMTKLVADRDFQDTEFEEYNVIDYGKQVPTSPESIEAGREVFLKSGKCVECHGPEGRGDGNATQKDEWGFPILPADLHKCWNFRGNRRDPYNPANVFREVSTGLNGTPMPSFGETLSIEERWHVANFVISLCERKDKIPGALPMAMDPLTDKPVISFVVKSVYTEGEIPGDFDDPEWQRAPATFVGFGSQIIHKPRNFVRLVDDVWVRSLYTDNEIAYKFEWNDRNKSEMEPEAKKKVPREIPPAGDPVAKQGVRNWPVFNDGIAIQFPAKWQSLSPPVKPRFIFGDSTNSADIWKWESDGSITEYIGTGALEPLEARPTKNVNVPAAEFKNGQWRVIMKRALTTDNMENDVQFETGKYIPTTFFAWDGHNGDHGLKMSISTWYYTILEPPVPNNVFVYPFIVVAAVIGLEWWVRAKFGKNNGDS, translated from the coding sequence ATGGCTTATATAAAAGCATTAAGTTGGAAAAGAAGGTTCGTTGGATTAATTTTTGGAATCGCCCTTCTAACTTTTACGGGGGGAGCTTGGGTCGTTGCTCAGGAAGAAAAACCTGCGGCTCCTGGGGTAGGGAAAGGGCGTCCAGCGCCAGCTTCGAAAGAGGATTTAGAATTAGGGGAAAAGGTTTATTTTTTAAGATGTGTATGGTGCCATGGTCCTAAAGGCGCGGGAGACGGGCCTGGTGCGGATCGATTATGGCCAAGGCCTCGAGATTTTACCCAAGGAACCTTTAAGATCCGTCATACAGGCACCGGTGAATTACCCACCGAGCAGGATTTGTTTTTAACCGTGACCAATGGATTGCCTGGGTCTGCAATGCCTTCCTGGGATTCGGTTCTTTCGGAGAAAGAAAGACGGGCGGTGGTTCGTTTTGTCATGACGAAACTTGTGGCAGACCGTGATTTTCAAGACACTGAATTTGAAGAGTATAATGTAATCGATTACGGTAAACAGGTTCCAACTTCCCCTGAAAGTATTGAAGCCGGAAGAGAGGTTTTTCTGAAATCGGGAAAATGCGTGGAATGCCATGGGCCCGAAGGCCGGGGGGATGGAAATGCAACCCAGAAAGATGAATGGGGGTTCCCTATTTTACCGGCTGATCTTCACAAATGCTGGAACTTTAGGGGCAATCGAAGGGATCCCTATAACCCGGCAAATGTGTTTAGGGAGGTTTCTACTGGGTTAAATGGAACACCCATGCCAAGTTTTGGTGAGACCTTATCCATTGAAGAGCGATGGCACGTAGCAAATTTTGTTATTTCCCTTTGTGAAAGAAAAGACAAAATTCCTGGGGCTCTTCCCATGGCAATGGATCCCTTAACCGATAAGCCGGTTATCAGTTTTGTGGTGAAATCGGTTTATACGGAGGGGGAGATTCCCGGCGATTTTGATGACCCCGAATGGCAAAGAGCCCCTGCAACATTTGTTGGGTTCGGTTCTCAAATTATTCACAAACCTCGGAACTTTGTTCGTTTAGTGGATGACGTTTGGGTTCGATCTTTGTATACCGATAATGAAATTGCTTATAAGTTCGAGTGGAATGATCGAAACAAAAGCGAAATGGAGCCGGAAGCTAAAAAGAAAGTGCCGAGGGAGATTCCTCCGGCTGGAGACCCGGTGGCCAAGCAGGGGGTTAGAAATTGGCCTGTATTCAATGACGGTATTGCGATTCAATTTCCGGCAAAATGGCAAAGCCTTTCACCGCCTGTGAAACCCAGGTTTATTTTTGGTGATTCCACAAATTCCGCGGACATTTGGAAATGGGAATCCGATGGTTCCATCACGGAATACATCGGAACGGGAGCCTTGGAACCTTTAGAGGCGCGCCCAACGAAAAATGTCAACGTTCCAGCGGCTGAATTTAAAAATGGCCAATGGCGTGTTATCATGAAACGAGCCTTGACTACGGATAATATGGAGAATGATGTCCAATTTGAAACCGGGAAGTATATCCCCACGACCTTTTTTGCCTGGGACGGGCATAATGGTGATCATGGTTTGAAAATGTCCATTTCAACCTGGTATTACACCATTTTAGAACCACCGGTTCCAAACAATGTATTTGTATATCCTTTTATTGTAGTGGCTGCAGTTATCGGACTGGAATGGTGGGTTCGAGCCAAGTTTGGTAAAAATAACGGGGATTCTTAA
- a CDS encoding alpha/beta hydrolase, translating into MIETLLRVRGISVRLFQSSNGKHPLLLLPSAGGQARDFNEIFPLLAEGTPVTSLDYPGFGASEIDPEIQRIEDLPPFIKCLMEVLDSETFYLLGYSMGGWIALQLALSFPNLVQKLILVATSSHPFKELPIQNIGGLKYKEILDLLYFDPEVKRKKAYAKLNRKEKEEIHRSTQALKSLLQFKDSQPDLTPFLNKIRNPTLILAPEFDPLIPREFQFDLGKAIPKSHLVYLKDTGHALIQEKPKEISEIITTFLYKN; encoded by the coding sequence ATGATTGAAACATTGCTAAGGGTTCGGGGAATCTCCGTCCGTCTATTTCAATCCTCTAATGGAAAGCACCCCCTCTTATTGTTGCCTTCAGCGGGAGGACAAGCAAGAGATTTCAATGAAATCTTCCCTCTTTTAGCGGAAGGGACCCCTGTTACGTCACTTGATTATCCTGGATTTGGGGCTTCCGAAATAGATCCAGAAATTCAGAGGATTGAGGACCTGCCCCCGTTCATTAAATGTTTAATGGAGGTTTTGGATTCAGAGACTTTTTACCTACTTGGATATTCCATGGGAGGGTGGATTGCCCTGCAGTTGGCCCTTTCTTTTCCAAACCTGGTCCAAAAACTTATCCTAGTCGCAACTTCATCACATCCGTTCAAAGAACTCCCCATACAAAATATTGGAGGGTTGAAATACAAGGAAATTTTAGACCTATTATATTTTGACCCTGAGGTTAAAAGAAAAAAAGCGTACGCTAAATTAAACCGGAAAGAGAAAGAGGAAATTCACCGTTCTACCCAAGCCCTTAAAAGCTTACTTCAATTTAAGGATTCCCAACCGGACCTTACCCCCTTTTTAAATAAAATCCGTAACCCAACCTTAATTCTCGCCCCTGAATTTGACCCTTTGATACCTCGTGAATTTCAATTTGACCTCGGAAAAGCTATTCCGAAAAGTCATCTTGTTTATTTAAAGGATACAGGCCATGCTTTAATTCAGGAAAAACCAAAGGAAATCTCGGAAATAATCACAACTTTTCTATACAAAAATTAA
- a CDS encoding J domain-containing protein yields MTPLLRKKLNRKVEELQFRVQDSMAHAFDRFLQENMDEYFRFEERLQEFEQLFIKIIKEIESTDDAYGFKKLQERIAYLEFTFEDLDHEITGRPRRLRRKFNFFEFFRQWQKETEGGVYKNEITNIQEAYETLGISRESSLRTVTQVFRRLIKELHPDTRGGDRSNEPQLRKLIAAYQFIKNSQKDR; encoded by the coding sequence ATGACTCCCCTTCTAAGGAAAAAACTTAATAGAAAGGTGGAAGAGTTGCAATTCCGAGTCCAGGATTCAATGGCCCACGCCTTCGACCGTTTTCTACAGGAAAATATGGATGAATATTTCCGTTTTGAAGAAAGGCTCCAGGAATTTGAACAGTTATTTATTAAAATAATCAAAGAAATCGAATCAACCGATGATGCCTATGGGTTTAAAAAGTTACAGGAAAGAATTGCCTACCTAGAATTTACCTTTGAGGATTTGGATCATGAAATCACAGGTCGCCCAAGACGGCTAAGAAGGAAATTTAATTTTTTTGAGTTTTTCAGGCAATGGCAAAAGGAAACAGAGGGGGGGGTATACAAAAACGAAATAACCAATATCCAAGAAGCCTATGAAACCTTAGGGATATCCCGTGAAAGTAGCCTCAGAACAGTCACCCAGGTTTTCCGTCGCCTTATTAAGGAACTTCACCCCGACACCCGCGGGGGCGACCGGAGTAATGAACCCCAATTAAGAAAGCTGATCGCCGCTTACCAATTCATAAAGAATTCCCAAAAGGATCGTTAA
- the dksA gene encoding RNA polymerase-binding protein DksA — protein sequence MSGKTKKEHKEKKGQRYENIRQDLERQRNSLLAEAGVIIGGGLNAEKENFPDLGDQASAEANQNFTLRLREREQKLLKKIDEAIDRIKNGTFGICESCEEEIGIKRLKARPVTTLCIECKTKQEEEEKIRQ from the coding sequence ATGAGTGGGAAAACCAAAAAAGAACATAAGGAAAAGAAGGGTCAAAGATACGAAAACATCCGGCAAGACTTGGAGCGGCAGCGGAACTCGCTTTTAGCTGAAGCGGGAGTGATTATCGGGGGAGGCCTCAACGCGGAAAAGGAGAACTTTCCGGATTTGGGGGATCAAGCTTCTGCGGAAGCTAATCAAAATTTTACCCTTCGCCTCCGTGAACGCGAGCAAAAACTTCTGAAAAAAATAGATGAAGCCATAGACCGGATCAAAAATGGAACCTTTGGAATCTGCGAAAGCTGTGAAGAGGAAATTGGCATCAAGCGTTTAAAAGCCCGACCGGTAACAACCCTTTGCATTGAATGCAAAACAAAGCAGGAAGAAGAAGAAAAAATTCGTCAATAA
- the metF gene encoding methylenetetrahydrofolate reductase [NAD(P)H], translated as MKIVQLLQKKEPIFSFEFFPPKTDEGEKKLFETLKNLQELSPSFVSVTYGAGGSTRDKTVGWVSRIKNDLGIEAMAHLTCVGSPQEEIFRILKTLKENKIENVLALRGDPPKGQAHFQAHPDGFSHANHLAEFIKDRFDFCLGGAAFPEGHPESPSMETDISFLKTKVKSGLDFLITQLFFDNRYYFDLIQRASNAGIETPIIPGVMPITNVAQVERFTSMCGATIPPGLREKLHKVETNPRAVLDLGIQYATDQCMELLNQGAPGIHFYTLNRSPATRAIFENLKRN; from the coding sequence GTGAAAATTGTTCAACTTCTTCAAAAAAAAGAGCCAATCTTTTCTTTTGAGTTTTTCCCACCAAAAACCGATGAAGGAGAAAAAAAACTTTTTGAAACTTTGAAAAACCTTCAGGAACTGTCTCCATCATTTGTTTCGGTCACCTACGGGGCAGGGGGAAGTACTCGGGACAAAACAGTGGGTTGGGTATCGCGAATCAAAAATGACCTTGGGATCGAAGCCATGGCCCATCTCACCTGTGTGGGTTCCCCGCAAGAAGAGATATTTAGGATTCTAAAAACCCTCAAAGAAAACAAAATTGAAAATGTCCTTGCCCTTCGAGGGGATCCCCCAAAAGGGCAGGCCCACTTTCAAGCCCACCCTGATGGATTTTCCCACGCCAATCACCTGGCGGAATTTATTAAGGACCGATTTGATTTTTGTCTTGGGGGAGCTGCATTTCCGGAGGGACATCCAGAAAGCCCTTCAATGGAAACGGATATCTCTTTTTTAAAAACTAAAGTAAAATCCGGATTGGATTTCCTAATCACACAACTCTTTTTTGATAACCGTTATTATTTCGATTTGATTCAACGAGCCTCCAATGCAGGAATTGAAACCCCAATTATTCCGGGCGTCATGCCCATCACCAATGTTGCCCAGGTGGAGCGCTTCACCTCCATGTGCGGGGCAACCATACCTCCAGGTTTGAGGGAAAAACTTCATAAAGTAGAAACGAATCCAAGAGCTGTTTTGGATCTGGGAATCCAATATGCAACCGATCAATGCATGGAGCTCTTAAATCAAGGAGCTCCGGGAATTCATTTTTATACCTTAAACCGGTCTCCCGCCACCCGCGCCATTTTTGAGAATCTAAAAAGGAATTAA